The Haloarcula laminariae genome includes a window with the following:
- a CDS encoding heavy metal translocating P-type ATPase, whose amino-acid sequence MHEGHEQMFRRRFFVSTLLSIPVLLYSPTLQEWLGFTAPTFPGSEWITPVFAVIVFAYGGIPFLQMAKPELKDRSPGMMTLISMAITVAFVYSLATVVFPTQSAFFWELVTLIDIMLLGHWIEMRSVRRASSAVDELAKLMPDTAERLTDDGETEEVPVSELSEGDRVLVRPGASVPADGVVEEGDSDVNESMITGESKPVSKEPGDEVIGGTINGDGSLRVRVGATGEETTLAGIMRLVEEAQQSKSKTQVLADRAAGWLFYVALGAAVVTAIAWTVAVSFDATVIERVVTVLVIACPHALGLAIPLVVAINTSLAARNGMLVRDRIAMEDARKLDAIIFDKTGTLTEGEHGVVDMATVEGVDEDDALALAAAVESDSEHMIARAIREAADERDLSAPDATDFEAIKGRGVRANVVGSEVYVGGPNLLSQLDSEVPGHLQRFADDAGENAQTVVYLVRDGELIAAFAMADVIREESFRVVDALHELGIEVAMLTGDSQDVADAVADELGIDTVFAQVLPEDKDEKVQELQDQGKLVGMVGDGVNDAPALTRADVGIAIGSGTDVAVQSADVILVQNNPMDVVRLVKLSTASYRKMQENIVWAAGYNVFAIPLAAGVLAPIGILLSPAVGALLMSLSTVIVAVNAQLLRRVDLSIPEIPGGTPSAEAQPAD is encoded by the coding sequence ATGCACGAAGGGCACGAACAGATGTTTCGACGTCGGTTCTTCGTCTCTACGCTCCTCTCGATTCCCGTCCTGCTCTACAGCCCGACTCTCCAGGAATGGCTGGGCTTCACCGCCCCGACGTTTCCCGGCAGCGAGTGGATTACCCCCGTCTTCGCGGTGATCGTCTTCGCGTACGGTGGGATTCCGTTCTTACAGATGGCGAAGCCGGAGCTGAAAGACCGTTCGCCGGGGATGATGACGCTCATCTCGATGGCGATCACCGTCGCGTTCGTCTACAGTCTCGCGACCGTGGTCTTTCCCACACAGTCGGCGTTCTTCTGGGAACTCGTGACGCTGATCGACATCATGCTGCTCGGGCACTGGATAGAGATGCGCTCAGTCCGGCGCGCCTCGAGCGCCGTCGACGAGCTGGCGAAACTGATGCCGGACACGGCGGAACGACTCACCGATGACGGCGAGACCGAAGAGGTTCCTGTCAGTGAACTCTCCGAGGGCGACCGCGTGCTCGTCCGACCGGGCGCGAGCGTTCCCGCCGACGGCGTCGTCGAGGAGGGAGATTCGGACGTCAACGAGTCGATGATCACGGGTGAGTCCAAGCCCGTCTCGAAGGAGCCTGGCGACGAGGTCATCGGCGGTACCATCAACGGTGACGGCAGCCTCCGCGTCCGTGTTGGCGCAACTGGCGAGGAGACGACGCTCGCGGGCATTATGCGGCTCGTCGAGGAAGCCCAGCAGAGCAAGTCGAAGACCCAGGTGCTGGCCGACCGCGCGGCCGGCTGGCTGTTCTACGTCGCGCTCGGGGCGGCAGTCGTGACCGCAATCGCGTGGACGGTCGCGGTCTCGTTCGATGCGACCGTCATCGAACGCGTCGTCACGGTACTCGTCATCGCCTGTCCACACGCTCTTGGACTTGCCATTCCCCTCGTGGTCGCGATCAACACCTCCCTGGCGGCGCGGAACGGGATGCTCGTCCGCGACCGCATCGCGATGGAGGACGCACGGAAGCTGGACGCCATCATCTTCGACAAGACGGGGACGCTCACCGAAGGCGAGCACGGCGTCGTGGATATGGCGACCGTCGAGGGTGTCGACGAGGACGACGCGCTCGCGCTCGCGGCGGCCGTCGAGAGCGACTCCGAGCACATGATCGCGCGAGCCATCCGCGAGGCCGCCGACGAGCGCGATCTCAGCGCCCCTGATGCGACCGACTTCGAGGCGATCAAAGGACGAGGGGTTCGCGCGAACGTCGTTGGAAGCGAGGTGTACGTCGGCGGGCCGAACCTGCTCTCACAGCTCGATAGCGAGGTTCCGGGCCACCTCCAGCGGTTCGCTGACGATGCGGGAGAGAACGCACAGACGGTGGTGTATCTCGTCCGTGATGGGGAGTTGATCGCCGCGTTCGCGATGGCCGACGTGATCCGCGAGGAGAGTTTCCGCGTTGTCGACGCCCTCCACGAACTGGGGATTGAGGTGGCGATGCTGACTGGCGACTCCCAGGACGTCGCCGACGCCGTCGCGGACGAATTGGGCATCGATACGGTGTTCGCGCAGGTTCTCCCCGAAGACAAAGACGAGAAAGTCCAGGAGCTCCAAGACCAGGGGAAGCTGGTGGGGATGGTCGGCGATGGCGTGAACGATGCGCCGGCGCTGACACGAGCCGACGTCGGCATCGCGATCGGGAGCGGCACCGACGTCGCCGTCCAGTCGGCGGACGTCATCCTCGTCCAGAACAACCCCATGGATGTTGTTCGACTGGTCAAGCTGAGTACGGCGAGCTACCGGAAGATGCAGGAGAACATCGTCTGGGCGGCCGGCTACAACGTCTTCGCGATTCCGCTTGCAGCAGGCGTGTTGGCACCAATCGGAATTCTGCTGTCTCCCGCCGTGGGCGCCCTCCTGATGTCGCTGAGTACGGTGATCGTCGCAGTCAACGCACAGCTGCTTCGGCGCGTGGACCTGTCCATTCCCGAGATTCCGGGCGGGACACCATCGGCGGAGGCACAACCTGCAGACTGA